A single window of Paenibacillus sp. FSL H8-0537 DNA harbors:
- a CDS encoding DegT/DnrJ/EryC1/StrS family aminotransferase, producing MKGVDWRVPLYSLTIDEEEIKAVSDVMRDRWITMGHQTEQFEAEFSQRLGLPLPSVAMNSCTAALHTAMHVLGIGPGDEVLVPSMTFVASAACIKMAGAKPVFVDSQSFHDFNMDPLDLEKKITSNTKGIVVVHYGGYSANMPIILEIARKHDLKVIEDVAHGPLVHTSLGMLGTLGDIGCFSFFSTKNMTTGEGGMLVSRDADLLAKAKLHRSHYMGTSSWSKHHGRSVSYNVTGVGMNYRMTDIGAAMGRIQLQKYDANQQAREQLVQRFRYRLRSLPQLILPYADIPEAASSHHIFPVLLPMDADRSEWIERLKEAGIQTSVHYPACHLFQYYMESEGTRKGDCPVAEAIAERELTLPLHPHLSFEQVDLVCDELERICAGERMLR from the coding sequence GTGAAGGGCGTGGACTGGAGAGTTCCATTATATAGTTTAACAATCGACGAAGAAGAAATAAAAGCAGTATCGGATGTTATGAGGGATCGTTGGATTACGATGGGGCACCAAACGGAGCAATTCGAAGCCGAATTTTCCCAACGTTTAGGTCTGCCTCTTCCCTCTGTTGCCATGAACAGCTGCACGGCTGCGCTGCATACGGCTATGCACGTTCTAGGTATTGGACCTGGCGATGAAGTGCTCGTGCCTTCCATGACCTTCGTAGCATCAGCTGCTTGTATCAAAATGGCAGGGGCTAAGCCCGTATTCGTTGACTCGCAAAGCTTTCACGATTTTAACATGGATCCGTTGGACTTGGAGAAAAAAATAACGTCCAACACCAAAGGTATCGTGGTTGTCCATTATGGGGGATACAGCGCTAACATGCCGATCATCCTTGAGATAGCAAGAAAGCATGATCTGAAGGTGATAGAAGATGTCGCGCACGGACCGCTTGTCCATACGTCGCTGGGTATGCTCGGTACACTGGGCGACATCGGCTGTTTCAGTTTTTTTTCAACGAAAAATATGACGACGGGCGAAGGCGGCATGCTCGTTTCCAGAGACGCAGATTTATTAGCTAAAGCGAAGCTCCATCGTTCCCACTATATGGGCACTAGTTCTTGGTCCAAGCATCACGGTCGCTCTGTGTCTTACAACGTGACCGGGGTAGGGATGAACTATCGGATGACGGATATCGGCGCGGCCATGGGGAGAATTCAATTGCAAAAATATGATGCCAATCAACAGGCACGGGAGCAGCTTGTCCAGCGCTTCCGTTACCGCTTACGCTCGTTGCCCCAACTGATACTGCCTTATGCGGACATTCCGGAAGCAGCGAGCAGCCATCATATTTTTCCTGTTTTGTTGCCGATGGATGCTGACCGTTCTGAGTGGATTGAACGCTTGAAAGAAGCAGGCATTCAAACGAGTGTTCATTATCCTGCCTGCCATTTATTTCAATATTATATGGAAAGTGAAGGGACTCGGAAGGGGGACTGCCCGGTAGCGGAGGCCATTGCTGAGCGAGAGCTGACACTACCCCTTCATCCGCATTTGAGCTTCGAGCAAGTCGATTTGGTTTGCGACGAGCTTGAACGGATCTGCGCGGGGGAGAGGATGCTGAGGTGA
- a CDS encoding sugar phosphate nucleotidyltransferase, with amino-acid sequence MAGGWGIRLLPYTKVLPKPLLPLNDTPILEIILRQLKEAGFTQVTIALNYKADTIRNYVTARTNFGMNITFTHEKESLGTIGALRLVQDLCNEEPMLVMNADVLTDFDFRAFYHFHQENRSMLSVMLSKKKVHVDFGVVELTDDNRIVGITEKPDFDYFVSSGVYMMNTSVINYIYERSMGVPDLIKNLISDGHKVHSYLHEGVWMDIGTGDSLIEASRFFLENRQLFLKDEITINSI; translated from the coding sequence ATGGCAGGAGGTTGGGGCATCAGGCTGCTGCCTTACACGAAAGTGCTTCCTAAACCTTTACTGCCGCTGAACGATACACCGATATTAGAAATCATTTTGCGACAGCTCAAAGAAGCGGGCTTTACCCAGGTTACTATCGCCTTAAACTATAAGGCTGATACGATTCGCAATTATGTAACCGCAAGAACAAATTTTGGCATGAACATTACCTTTACTCATGAGAAGGAGTCACTAGGCACAATAGGTGCTTTGCGTTTAGTGCAGGATCTTTGCAATGAGGAGCCGATGCTCGTTATGAACGCCGATGTATTGACGGACTTTGATTTCAGAGCATTTTATCACTTTCATCAAGAGAATCGCTCCATGCTTTCCGTGATGCTCTCCAAAAAGAAAGTTCATGTCGATTTTGGTGTTGTTGAATTAACGGACGACAATCGAATCGTAGGGATCACAGAAAAGCCTGATTTTGACTATTTCGTTTCTTCGGGAGTATACATGATGAATACTTCAGTCATTAATTACATCTATGAACGGTCGATGGGTGTTCCGGATTTGATTAAAAACTTAATTAGTGATGGTCATAAGGTTCATTCGTATCTCCATGAGGGTGTGTGGATGGATATCGGGACAGGAGATAGCTTGATTGAGGCATCGCGGTTTTTTCTAGAGAATCGTCAGCTGTTTCTAAAAGATGAAATTACAATTAATTCCATTTGA
- a CDS encoding glycosyltransferase family 4 protein, translating into MRLLIMIRSSHPSVSGADHMAMMTARQLSVCAEIQVTLALSSSMYPQFHACTEHGVEHLFIPTDVRQAKLIIESRDFDAMHLFDFVDANYLWLANDWLNSGKPLYVTPASDMRLWENDELGLNLCRNAQMVFAWTEHERRSLLETSGIPPEKVTVLKYAVTQEEQSAVDFRQAFSIPQSAKLVLFLGRKLTFKGYELILESMSAIWSEFPHAWFVFIGPRTETSVQAFSSYGHNERMLEMDMVDEQIKRAALQACDLLCLPSKVDVFPIVFLEAWSFAKPVVTSRFPGSNEAVRHGIDGLVTDPDAPSVTEAIRSLLSDSAYAVRLGANGLERVQREHTWDAMIATLLDVYSKHRDEVKLR; encoded by the coding sequence ATGAGGCTGTTAATTATGATCCGCAGCTCGCACCCTTCTGTATCCGGCGCTGATCACATGGCGATGATGACGGCCCGACAGCTGTCGGTCTGCGCAGAGATACAAGTTACGCTAGCTCTAAGCAGCAGCATGTATCCGCAGTTCCATGCCTGCACAGAGCATGGAGTAGAGCATTTGTTTATCCCGACGGACGTGCGCCAAGCCAAGCTCATAATCGAATCTCGGGACTTTGATGCGATGCATCTGTTTGATTTTGTAGATGCCAACTATTTGTGGCTTGCCAACGATTGGCTGAACAGCGGCAAGCCTTTGTATGTAACACCGGCCTCGGACATGCGGCTATGGGAAAATGACGAGCTGGGATTGAACTTGTGCAGAAATGCGCAAATGGTATTTGCATGGACGGAACACGAGAGGCGCAGTCTTCTTGAAACGTCAGGCATTCCCCCAGAGAAGGTTACGGTCCTGAAATACGCCGTTACGCAGGAGGAGCAGTCAGCCGTTGATTTCAGGCAGGCTTTCTCGATCCCGCAATCCGCTAAGCTCGTTTTATTTTTAGGTAGAAAGCTAACGTTTAAAGGCTATGAACTCATATTGGAATCGATGTCCGCAATATGGAGTGAGTTTCCACATGCATGGTTCGTCTTTATTGGACCTCGAACGGAAACTTCCGTGCAAGCATTTTCTTCGTATGGACATAACGAGCGGATGCTTGAGATGGATATGGTTGACGAACAAATAAAACGGGCCGCCTTGCAAGCGTGCGATCTGCTTTGTCTGCCTTCCAAGGTTGATGTTTTCCCTATTGTGTTCTTAGAGGCATGGAGTTTCGCTAAACCAGTAGTGACTTCCCGGTTTCCCGGATCAAATGAAGCTGTCCGGCATGGCATAGATGGATTGGTGACGGATCCTGATGCTCCTTCCGTCACAGAAGCTATTCGGAGTCTGCTGTCCGATTCAGCTTATGCGGTTCGACTGGGAGCGAACGGCCTTGAACGGGTTCAGCGGGAACATACATGGGATGCAATGATAGCAACACTGTTGGACGTTTATTCAAAGCATAGAGATGAGGTGAAGTTAAGATGA
- a CDS encoding NAD-dependent epimerase/dehydratase family protein: MSNILVTGGTGFIGYHLVKHLLKKGHTVTLVDNFFRSKQDESIKEIRSDIKMIEADLTNALNTLPLDKHYDVVFHLAAINGVKYANQMPDYVLRTNLLSTINVLDWCAEHKPDTVLFASSSEVYNNAYAWGDFPLPTSENTPLCIDVDIPRNAYAGSKLTGELLTLNYGKRHGFNTRMVRYHNIYGPRMGYDHVIPQLISRVMKKESPFQLYGADQTRAFSYVTDAVEATYEIGMLTEGHHTVNIGNANEEIAIRELCQKLFRLMNCQEPIVDAPPFPGSPDRRCPDTELLRRLTGLQPKVSLDEGLQHTLEWYLSNAMEKV; this comes from the coding sequence GTGTCTAATATACTCGTAACAGGCGGAACTGGATTTATAGGATACCACCTGGTCAAACATTTATTGAAAAAAGGACATACAGTAACTCTAGTAGACAATTTTTTCAGAAGTAAACAGGATGAGAGCATTAAGGAGATTCGCTCGGATATTAAAATGATTGAAGCAGATTTAACCAACGCTTTAAACACCCTTCCGTTGGACAAGCATTATGATGTTGTTTTTCATCTGGCTGCAATTAATGGTGTGAAATACGCGAATCAGATGCCGGATTATGTACTGCGAACGAATCTGCTAAGCACAATCAACGTGCTTGACTGGTGTGCGGAGCACAAGCCTGATACCGTGCTATTCGCGTCGTCCAGTGAAGTTTACAATAACGCTTATGCGTGGGGAGATTTTCCATTGCCAACATCGGAGAACACTCCGCTATGCATCGATGTCGACATTCCTCGAAATGCTTACGCAGGCTCCAAATTAACGGGGGAGCTGCTGACATTAAACTATGGAAAAAGGCATGGCTTTAACACCCGAATGGTTCGTTACCATAATATTTATGGTCCACGTATGGGGTACGATCACGTTATTCCTCAGCTTATTTCCAGGGTGATGAAAAAGGAGAGCCCTTTTCAGCTATATGGCGCTGACCAAACCCGCGCTTTCAGTTACGTCACGGATGCTGTTGAGGCCACCTATGAAATAGGCATGTTGACTGAAGGCCATCATACAGTCAATATCGGAAATGCCAACGAGGAGATCGCCATTCGTGAGCTGTGTCAAAAGCTGTTCCGATTAATGAATTGTCAAGAGCCCATTGTGGACGCTCCGCCATTTCCGGGATCGCCAGATCGAAGATGTCCGGATACAGAGCTGCTAAGACGGTTAACCGGATTGCAGCCTAAAGTGTCATTGGATGAAGGGCTGCAACACACACTTGAATGGTACTTGAGCAATGCCATGGAAAAGGTGTAG
- a CDS encoding nucleotide sugar dehydrogenase, translating to MQPYGNAADISVMGLGYVGLTLSVAFLTVGERIHGVEAQEPRRKQLLKGEVDLYEPSVKEVVAEKVGSLFAVTATLPDRPQVVFICVGTPYDKALDRPSLEHLEAAVQSIAEVMDEQTLVIVRSTVPIGTTREVVLPILTAKVKRPRLVFAPERTIQGKAVEELKRLPQIIGTENEEDFKFAAAVFAKLSIHSIRVSSFEAAEMIKLTCNSHTDVIYSFGNEVAAIAESYGLDAMEIVGAANLNYPRPDIARPGFVGGSCLTKDPFHLMYSSRNKGYEPQLISAARQLNESLSGRIVSRLDKNRDELGWEWSSLDVLVSGFAYKGVPQTDDVRGSAVLDILPMLKQLGCRGLYGHDFIVSEGMIASLGATPISLEDGIKKCQIILILNNHPQYAEMDFHLLLDNQEDKKMVYDLWGVLREKSSVLQTKCNFYQGVGFGV from the coding sequence TTGCAACCCTATGGAAATGCAGCAGATATTAGTGTCATGGGACTCGGTTATGTTGGGTTAACGCTGTCGGTCGCTTTTTTGACCGTAGGAGAAAGGATTCATGGTGTGGAAGCCCAAGAACCGAGAAGAAAGCAGCTTCTTAAGGGAGAAGTGGATTTATACGAGCCTTCGGTAAAAGAAGTCGTAGCTGAAAAAGTAGGGAGCTTGTTTGCGGTAACTGCCACATTGCCTGATCGCCCGCAAGTTGTATTTATTTGTGTAGGAACACCTTACGACAAAGCATTAGATCGCCCTTCGTTGGAGCATTTGGAAGCCGCCGTTCAATCCATCGCGGAAGTCATGGATGAGCAAACACTTGTAATTGTTCGCAGCACTGTGCCGATTGGCACTACACGCGAAGTGGTGCTTCCCATATTGACGGCAAAGGTGAAAAGACCTAGGCTCGTTTTTGCCCCGGAGAGAACGATTCAAGGCAAAGCGGTGGAAGAACTGAAGCGCCTGCCCCAAATCATTGGTACTGAAAATGAGGAGGATTTCAAATTCGCTGCTGCAGTTTTTGCAAAGTTATCGATTCATTCCATTCGGGTCAGTTCTTTTGAGGCGGCAGAGATGATCAAATTGACGTGTAATTCCCACACGGACGTCATTTACAGCTTTGGAAATGAGGTCGCGGCTATAGCTGAGAGTTACGGGCTAGATGCTATGGAGATTGTAGGAGCAGCCAATTTAAATTACCCTCGACCCGACATAGCTAGGCCAGGTTTCGTAGGGGGCTCTTGTTTGACTAAGGACCCGTTTCACCTGATGTATTCGTCCCGAAATAAAGGTTACGAGCCGCAGCTGATTTCAGCAGCGCGTCAGTTGAACGAATCATTGTCTGGACGAATTGTAAGTCGATTGGATAAAAATCGTGACGAGCTTGGATGGGAATGGTCAAGCTTGGACGTTCTAGTAAGCGGTTTCGCATACAAAGGGGTACCGCAGACCGATGATGTTCGAGGAAGCGCGGTTCTGGATATTTTACCTATGCTGAAACAACTGGGCTGCCGCGGCCTTTACGGTCATGATTTCATTGTGAGTGAGGGTATGATTGCATCATTGGGGGCCACACCGATCTCCTTAGAAGATGGAATAAAGAAGTGTCAAATCATTCTTATTCTAAACAATCACCCGCAATATGCAGAAATGGACTTCCATTTGTTGCTGGACAATCAGGAGGACAAGAAGATGGTTTACGATCTATGGGGCGTTCTAAGGGAAAAGTCCAGTGTTCTGCAAACGAAATGTAACTTTTATCAAGGGGTTGGTTTTGGTGTCTAA
- a CDS encoding class I adenylate-forming enzyme family protein encodes MGGLASFTEPFKYGDKTAISVDHLRLSYKEVAELVKQIRLSLNGQSIDQHERIGLVLDNRSISCLLVLLAVLEISPILLLIDNQMKALDLQHLVRTSSIKRWIVPGGFDVSVGTETVQSTAPVYREYSLVSFKGYDQENKNQAEEPCLLQATSGTGGRVKLAKVPYSALDIGSRWYDVWFGFKEEDNVLSTVPLHHSFGLIGSFLATLRVGATFVHCVEPTPRKVVQLVHSEACTVLFGVPLLLQLLESSNLIAPDALESLRLLISSGAKLESSKKEAFDKKFSKRIQQVYGSTETGVIAASSPDVEEPEGAVGLLLPDVEWKDGGDQAFAIRSRTLFLGYLGEERTSSVSIDHYYQTGDLGYTADGYVYLTGRSKPFINVSGRKIDPYEVTKAMLSHPDVRNAKVFGIKDPYYGEKVVAEVELESEVSMVQLRQYLLDNLAPYKVPATIEVVEQINSSWKNTYIQNEG; translated from the coding sequence ATGGGAGGTTTGGCTTCTTTCACTGAACCGTTCAAATATGGGGATAAGACAGCGATTTCAGTCGACCATCTTCGTCTTTCCTACAAAGAAGTTGCAGAATTGGTGAAGCAGATCCGCTTGTCTCTTAACGGGCAGTCCATCGATCAGCATGAACGTATAGGGCTTGTTTTGGACAATCGATCTATTTCGTGCTTGCTCGTTTTACTAGCAGTGTTGGAAATAAGTCCAATTTTGCTTTTGATTGACAATCAAATGAAAGCGTTGGATCTGCAACATCTCGTTCGTACGAGCAGCATCAAGCGTTGGATTGTTCCTGGCGGGTTCGACGTAAGTGTGGGAACGGAAACGGTGCAGTCCACGGCACCCGTCTACAGGGAATATTCACTTGTTTCATTTAAGGGATACGATCAAGAAAATAAGAATCAGGCTGAGGAGCCTTGCTTGCTTCAGGCCACTTCCGGTACCGGGGGAAGAGTAAAGCTGGCAAAAGTCCCTTATTCAGCGTTGGACATCGGTTCCCGTTGGTATGACGTGTGGTTTGGCTTCAAAGAAGAGGACAACGTGCTCTCCACCGTTCCTCTCCACCATTCCTTCGGCTTGATTGGATCTTTCCTAGCTACGCTGCGGGTAGGAGCAACCTTCGTTCACTGCGTAGAACCGACTCCCCGCAAGGTCGTTCAGCTTGTTCATTCGGAAGCATGTACCGTGTTGTTTGGGGTTCCCCTGCTGCTTCAATTATTGGAAAGCTCGAACTTGATTGCGCCAGATGCCTTGGAGTCGCTTCGCCTTCTCATTTCATCAGGGGCCAAACTAGAGTCTTCCAAGAAAGAAGCCTTTGACAAAAAGTTCTCCAAGCGCATCCAGCAAGTCTATGGAAGCACGGAAACGGGTGTGATAGCTGCATCTTCTCCTGATGTGGAAGAGCCAGAGGGGGCGGTTGGTTTGCTTTTACCGGATGTAGAATGGAAGGATGGGGGGGATCAAGCCTTTGCCATCCGAAGCAGGACTCTCTTTTTAGGTTATTTGGGTGAAGAGAGAACGTCATCTGTGTCGATAGATCATTATTATCAGACCGGTGATCTCGGATATACAGCAGATGGGTACGTGTATCTCACTGGGAGGTCAAAGCCATTTATTAACGTTTCCGGTCGTAAAATTGATCCCTATGAAGTGACGAAGGCGATGCTTTCTCATCCTGACGTTCGGAACGCTAAAGTGTTCGGCATAAAAGATCCCTACTATGGAGAAAAAGTCGTTGCGGAAGTGGAGTTGGAGTCTGAGGTTTCAATGGTTCAGTTGCGACAATATTTATTGGACAATTTAGCTCCGTATAAAGTTCCTGCCACGATTGAAGTTGTAGAGCAGATCAATTCCAGTTGGAAAAATACGTATATTCAAAATGAGGGGTGA
- a CDS encoding acyl-CoA dehydrogenase family protein gives MKIEGWAEMGMRNDLQQQKEVEQLYEWGGQRIRGSGLLSLMPLSKSDKCLVLIPNSVIDQLDSSEQLYGLLHGSVYPFYPSEVTPLIKWTGCTIGQVIPDTTFVGSVVEEANGELSRFLYDSYLAFAWLIMIPFQDMIEKALVYSKQRKAFGVVIYRHQLVSDAFVQGVTEYELNRLYLQHLAESNQHLLPQLIRNIKFLAAAVAESADLITPVMGAYGMTDEAAIHEAIVRIYHLSCICQSLSETGCRV, from the coding sequence ATGAAGATTGAGGGTTGGGCAGAAATGGGAATGAGGAATGATTTGCAGCAGCAAAAAGAAGTGGAGCAGTTATATGAATGGGGCGGACAGCGTATCCGCGGAAGTGGGCTTCTGAGCTTGATGCCATTGTCAAAATCGGATAAATGTCTAGTATTGATCCCCAATAGCGTTATCGATCAGCTCGATTCGTCAGAACAGTTATACGGGCTTCTCCACGGAAGCGTATATCCTTTTTACCCGTCCGAAGTGACGCCATTAATAAAATGGACTGGATGTACAATCGGCCAAGTCATCCCTGATACAACCTTTGTTGGTAGCGTAGTGGAGGAAGCTAATGGTGAACTTTCAAGGTTTTTATATGACAGTTATTTGGCATTTGCCTGGCTCATTATGATTCCCTTCCAAGACATGATTGAAAAGGCTTTGGTTTATAGTAAACAACGCAAAGCATTCGGTGTTGTCATCTATCGTCATCAATTAGTGAGTGACGCATTCGTTCAAGGGGTGACGGAGTACGAGCTAAATCGGCTGTACCTTCAGCACCTTGCTGAAAGCAATCAACACTTGCTGCCGCAACTCATTAGGAATATCAAGTTTCTCGCCGCCGCAGTCGCTGAATCGGCAGATTTAATTACACCAGTGATGGGCGCATATGGCATGACAGATGAAGCGGCAATTCATGAAGCCATTGTTAGGATCTATCATTTGTCCTGTATATGCCAAAGCTTATCAGAAACGGGGTGCAGGGTGTAA
- a CDS encoding cysteine synthase family protein, translating to MPFVRSVMELCGNTPVVRLQRISGNVYLKLESFNPGKSIKDRPVLEMMEEAERSGRLRGGMTIVESTSGNTGIAIALYGRKKGYRVRCIVDENIPTEKLKLMQAYGAEVEMIKSDGHIKNADLTESRITRVKSLLQESDQYINFNQYNNECNSAAHEKYTAEEILLQAPDDLKAVVLSVGTGGSITGVSRKIKQKRPDILIYGVEPSGSTLFGGEKGPYLQQGPGNYFKPAVLDYTFIDDHRKVNDLDAFSMVRQLAQREGLLMGGSSGGVAHAAIEIANGLGGQGSVLGVCPDNGGKYLETIYSDKWMEANGFK from the coding sequence ATGCCATTTGTCCGATCAGTTATGGAGTTATGCGGAAACACGCCAGTGGTTCGCTTGCAGCGAATATCAGGGAACGTCTACTTAAAGTTGGAAAGCTTTAATCCGGGCAAAAGCATTAAGGATCGCCCTGTACTGGAGATGATGGAAGAAGCGGAACGGTCGGGACGGCTTCGAGGCGGTATGACTATCGTAGAATCCACATCCGGGAATACGGGTATTGCGATAGCTCTCTATGGCAGAAAGAAAGGTTACCGCGTTCGATGCATTGTGGATGAAAATATTCCTACGGAGAAATTAAAGCTGATGCAAGCTTATGGCGCTGAAGTCGAAATGATTAAAAGTGATGGACATATTAAAAATGCGGACTTAACAGAGTCAAGAATCACGCGTGTAAAAAGCTTGTTGCAAGAAAGTGATCAGTATATCAATTTTAATCAATATAATAATGAGTGCAATTCTGCTGCGCACGAGAAATATACCGCGGAAGAGATTTTGCTTCAAGCGCCGGATGACTTGAAAGCAGTTGTTCTTAGTGTAGGAACGGGTGGCAGCATAACGGGAGTGTCCAGAAAAATCAAACAGAAACGTCCAGACATCCTAATTTATGGAGTCGAACCGTCGGGTTCAACCTTGTTTGGGGGAGAGAAAGGTCCTTATTTACAGCAAGGACCCGGCAACTACTTCAAGCCTGCTGTGCTGGATTATACCTTCATTGATGACCATAGGAAAGTGAATGACCTGGACGCTTTCAGCATGGTAAGACAGTTGGCTCAAAGAGAGGGACTGCTAATGGGAGGCTCTTCAGGTGGAGTTGCGCATGCTGCGATTGAAATCGCCAACGGGTTGGGAGGCCAAGGCTCAGTATTGGGTGTATGTCCAGATAATGGAGGTAAATATTTGGAAACCATCTATTCGGACAAATGGATGGAAGCAAACGGATTTAAGTAA
- the sbnA gene encoding 2,3-diaminopropionate biosynthesis protein SbnA, giving the protein MSLSPNNILQLIGNTPLLWMESFSDKRANVFAKLEFANPGGSMKERSALYMIEQAEKKGLLRPGSMIIESTSGNLGIALAMIGAVKGYRVLCVVDPRTAEENIKIMKAYGAKLDIVQEPHPVGGYQLARIERVKELLLQYPDAFWTNQYENPDNPDSYYYGLAKEIDRDLDGNIDCLFAPVSTSGLITGCARYFKERNAAVQIIAVDAEGSTIFGGVSKPRKMTGIGGNLVPVHLKMDHIDRVYHVSDQDSYLMCRQIVNQESMLVGPSSGASLHAVMSYMESCEVTDRPWNVVVIFPDNGERYLSGFLSGLTEPAAQEREVLI; this is encoded by the coding sequence ATGTCTCTTTCCCCAAATAACATATTGCAATTAATTGGAAACACCCCGCTGTTATGGATGGAATCCTTCTCCGATAAACGAGCAAACGTTTTTGCAAAGCTTGAATTTGCAAACCCCGGTGGCAGCATGAAGGAACGCTCGGCCTTGTATATGATCGAGCAGGCTGAGAAAAAAGGACTGCTCCGGCCGGGAAGTATGATTATTGAATCAACGTCAGGAAATTTGGGGATCGCATTAGCCATGATCGGTGCTGTCAAAGGTTACCGTGTGTTATGCGTCGTAGATCCAAGAACAGCTGAAGAAAATATAAAGATTATGAAGGCTTATGGCGCTAAGCTGGATATCGTTCAAGAGCCGCACCCTGTCGGGGGGTATCAATTGGCGCGAATTGAAAGAGTGAAGGAACTGCTGCTTCAATATCCAGATGCCTTTTGGACAAATCAGTATGAAAACCCGGACAATCCGGATTCCTACTACTATGGATTGGCGAAGGAGATTGACCGAGATTTGGATGGCAACATCGATTGCCTGTTTGCTCCCGTCAGCACTAGTGGACTCATTACGGGCTGCGCCCGTTATTTTAAGGAAAGAAATGCTGCGGTTCAGATTATCGCCGTCGATGCTGAAGGTTCTACCATTTTCGGTGGGGTGTCCAAACCTAGAAAAATGACCGGAATTGGCGGTAACCTTGTTCCTGTCCATTTGAAGATGGATCATATTGATCGTGTTTATCATGTAAGTGATCAAGATAGCTATCTGATGTGCAGGCAAATTGTAAATCAAGAGTCAATGCTTGTAGGACCCTCTTCGGGAGCGAGTTTACACGCGGTTATGTCGTATATGGAGTCTTGTGAAGTAACGGATCGCCCGTGGAATGTAGTCGTCATTTTTCCCGATAATGGTGAGCGCTATTTAAGCGGTTTTTTGAGTGGACTAACGGAACCTGCTGCTCAGGAGCGGGAAGTGTTGATCTAG
- a CDS encoding ATP-binding cassette domain-containing protein — MEMIIEAKELSREFTVYNNSGSSFVMLNQMLFRKGQKKCVVDQLNLTINKGEFIGYLGPNGAGKSTTIKMLSGVLRPTSGELSVLGMSPTKNRKEYAKHIGVLYGQRTQLWWDLPLIDSFELLKSIYKVPDSFYKDRLYKFVELLDMQEFLNRPVRVLSLGQRMKGEMVATLLHNPQILFLDEPTIGLDVLAKDRIQNFLRTINKEEKVTIMLTSHNMDDIEKLCDRVVLIDHGKVMFDGNQQELKRLTPQKKTLIIDVAAEDIGKTPVISPVKIEENRMYFEIADDSEVPKIITQLSVSFTLLKIEMLEPGIEDVLKELYATRNYSITSDSAPIMETAQ; from the coding sequence ATGGAAATGATCATTGAAGCGAAGGAGCTTTCTCGGGAGTTTACGGTATATAACAATAGCGGTTCTTCTTTTGTAATGTTAAATCAGATGCTCTTTCGCAAAGGCCAAAAAAAATGCGTCGTAGACCAATTAAACTTAACGATCAACAAAGGGGAATTTATAGGCTATTTGGGCCCTAACGGTGCGGGCAAATCGACGACAATCAAAATGTTGTCCGGAGTACTTCGACCTACAAGCGGCGAACTGAGCGTATTAGGAATGAGTCCGACAAAAAACCGCAAGGAATACGCGAAACATATCGGCGTTCTATACGGCCAACGTACGCAACTGTGGTGGGACTTACCATTAATAGATTCATTTGAGCTGCTCAAATCGATATATAAAGTGCCTGATTCATTTTATAAAGATCGGCTGTATAAATTTGTGGAGCTTTTGGACATGCAAGAATTTTTGAATCGTCCTGTTCGAGTCCTTTCCCTCGGTCAGCGCATGAAAGGTGAGATGGTAGCGACTTTGCTTCATAATCCTCAAATATTGTTTCTCGACGAGCCGACTATTGGATTGGATGTGCTGGCCAAAGACCGTATCCAGAACTTTTTGCGGACGATTAATAAGGAAGAAAAAGTAACCATTATGCTAACCTCGCACAATATGGATGATATCGAGAAGCTTTGTGACCGCGTCGTTTTGATTGACCATGGCAAGGTCATGTTTGATGGAAATCAGCAGGAGTTGAAAAGACTAACCCCGCAGAAGAAGACGCTGATTATTGATGTAGCTGCGGAGGATATTGGGAAAACGCCAGTGATCTCGCCCGTTAAAATAGAGGAAAATAGAATGTATTTTGAAATTGCGGACGATTCCGAAGTGCCGAAGATCATTACGCAGTTGTCTGTTTCATTTACTCTTCTGAAAATAGAAATGCTTGAGCCTGGCATTGAAGATGTTCTCAAAGAGTTGTATGCCACTAGGAATTACAGCATTACATCCGATTCTGCACCAATCATGGAGACAGCACAGTGA